The window tgTTGTTGTTCTCCTTGTCTCTGGTCCTAGTGCTGCTCATCcactctttttgttttgttgtttttctcttctctcaaaaaccaaaaccaCCAATCAATCAAGGTTTAAAATCTTCAATAATCGCCTCCGTGTGAAGAGagatgtatatgtatatatatatatcgagagagagagagagagagaaagaacagaaaagaaaagaaaatcacgGAGTTTGTTGAGGAAGGAAGCAGCAATctgttttctctctctgtaTCTAATATTTGTGATACCCTCCATAAAGAAATACTACTAGTATAATATAACAGGACAAGACAAGACAAGACGCGAAGACAATTGTTTGCAACCTTTGAAACCGTTGAAACGGTCATCGTCATGGTTGCTTcctatatatacatatgaCAGACAGAGGCCGAGCGAGCCACGATTTCATTCCCAATCCCAAGGCATCTTATGTTACTTGCCATTTTTGCTTTCATTAACTTTCCAGGAAAGGATACACGTTTTATTATATACCCtcctaataataattaatatactaATGGCTTTTCATTGCTTAATTATcaagtattattttttaatattattttcaaaggTAAGCATAACATGTCACGtttttaaaaagtaagaaaatggCGTGTGCTTATATATAAaggattaaataatttataatgttttaaatttttggtttAAGTGGCGTTACATCTTGATAGCTTATCAGTCCTCTTTTATCCCAACTCAAAAATCAAAGCCTTtgcttttcctttcatttttggtCCCAACTCCATCTCGTATGGATAAACATAAAACCCGTTAATTACTCTGACATAAACCCTTGGCCTTGGAAATATAGACAAAGAAGAGTAAATTAAGTTTGATTTGTACCAATtactaaaaaaatgaaattaaactgTAAGAATCATTGTGTTGTATTTGCATCATTGCATGTGGGTTTGATATTAAGCATTTTGGGGCAATGAAATGGAAACACGTGGGGGTGAGGTGACCTTGTTCCTAGCTGTAAATAAAGTAAGAAAGATGGATATTGCGGCCTCCATCGCTTAATTTGTCTCTTCTCTCTTCCATTATTACTCCAATTCAACGTGGCATGATtattatatgatttttataaTAGTCCTACCTATTATATTAGTTGGATGTAGCAGGTCAGGTGGTTTTAACGTAAATAAAGAAATAGCAGGGTGGAATGGTAGCACAACGTtataagtaataataaaaaaataataagggGAGGGGAGGGGAATGAAATGAAACCTTAATTAATGCACAAACCGACCGTTAAACATAACATATGTGGGCCGGGggtttcttaatttcatttgtaCGTCACTAAATCCCGTGAAGGCAATGAAGAGCAGAGCGCATGGCAATgccacatgtatatatatccccttaatttcctttattaaATACCAAAAGTCCATGCCATCCACCGCTCTCGTATTCATTCATGTAGAAGGGTAGATTTGTGTTTGGGAggaaatgaaataattaatattcatatatattccGTGAAACTCAGTGTCAGGCTGGCATCATATGCATGCATTCATGGCGAGCGAAGATGTGGTTATGAAAATtggaataataattaatatatatatatatatattaaaatttttccgtgaagaataaattaaagttGAAATTAAGGAAGAGACTATTAATTGGCGTACCGTGTTGATAATGATAAGATGACACAAATTAAAGAGATAAAGATAGGTTTACGATTATCACTTGTAGAAACAAATTCAATCGCGTGGAAGAACAAGTCTAAAGTCTAATACATGAACATGACACGTGAATCATTTAATGATATGCCAACAAAACTATTAACCCCATTACTGGTCTTGACTTTGAAATTAATGATGATTTACACATTCAATTTTGATTCTCttcattcatatatatttatatttatattaaacaaTCAGTTATAATTGgttgttaatttattttctataatttGGATAAATACGATTTTCTTCATGCAAAGACACAGGCAACATATGGGACATACGTTACCAAGCACACACAACTCAAGAGACAACTGATTTCagttatgatattttaattagtaaCTTTAGTGTTAGGGTAACTCTTTGCCTTTGACGATGGAAAAAAGTTATGGCTTGCTGGACATGAATGCATGGAGTGGGAACTCCTCGGATTTGGATTTCTTCTCCACTGCTAATATTCTTGTACGTGATTTCATACATGTAtgtacaatatatatatatattcactGTAGATTTATAGTATATATCAAAGTTTGGTTTAGTACTAATTAAACGCGTCTGTCCGTCCAATCCATCGCCACGAAATTTCCTCCCTCTGTATACATCTATCTTTGGCTGCATATGCATTCGCCCGCCAATTCCTATTTCTAACCATCAGCTTGGAGACAAAAGGGGCCCCGCCTACCCACCTACCAAGCCCCCTCCACCCTCGACTCTGCATGTAACGACCCATTCTTCCCTGGGGAGGCATTTTCCATTTTCACTATTCCCCTGCCGAATGCCAATCCATATCCCTTTCACCAAACTCTCAAGACACTCACTTACCTTTCAATAATACCCTTTACTCCACCACCCTTCCACCTCGGTGGGTACCTATTGCCATGTCCCCTCCCCTCATGTCCCAAATCCCAACACCAAATTACAAATATCTACATACATACAGCTTTCAGTCTTCCACTTCCTTTAGGCATAGATTTTGGGCTTCACTCGTGCTCATCTTAGCTAAAAacaaccccccccccccccccttccACTCTGCCAGACAGCAATGGGCCCAAGGAACTACTTTACTACTAGTATATACAAAAACGGCTCCTCATCACTTTGAATGGGAACCAGGAGCAACCAATTTTAAAGCACTGTGATAACTAAACAAATCAtacaacaaacaaaaatgtaTAAGCCACGGGCTAGAAATGCACACACACAACACTTCCTTTTGAGCAATTAGCCAAGCTATTTGAGTCACCAACTCATCAAAACAAACAACCCCTTTCCTTGGCATTAGCAACTCTCAGAGCTCCTCATCACGGCCTCGACCAGATATATTCTCTTTGATTTCTTGTGATTTCTGCTTTGCCGCCACATAACTTGAAGCAATGGTGTCCTTTGCAGACTTCGAGGCCTCTTCAGCTTTGCTTTTGGCCGTATCATACCCTTCTTTAGCTTTCTCCTTGGCCTTGCTTTTGGCGGCATCATAGCCTTCTTTAGCTTTCTCCTTGGCCCAGCTCAGGTTCTCCTCCGTTTctgctttcttcttcttggcTTTCTCTGCAGCTGCAACCCTTGCTTCTTCCCCCTTCTGAGCTGCTCTGTCCTTGTCTTCATTTGTCATTTCCCTTGTAGTACCGGCCATCTCACTGACTTTGTCCTTTGCTGAGGTGGTAGCCTCTCTAGCTGCATTGGATGCGGTGTCAGCCTTTTCTTTTGCCGCATTTGTTAATTCACCGGCCTTCTCTACCGCTGCATTTTCGGTCTCAGTGGTCTTTTCCTTGGCCGCATTCGTTACGTCACCGGCCTTCTTGCTAGCTGTATTTTTCATGTCCCTTGCCTTATCGCCAATGTATTCACCGGCTCCTGCCCAAAACTGATATAAATACAACCATTTCCAGAGCAGTTTCTACCTTGAAATGAATGATACGAGAGCATCCTTCTCTCGTCATCAAGTTTAAGTGTTTGCGGACTAAAATATCAAGCACACAGTGCATTATGGACAAACACAAActctttttaagtattttaatgAACTAACCTGactattcaaataataataattaactaaCCTGAGGCCACTTCTTGGGCCTTCTCCTTAGCCTTTGTAGCAGTACCGGGCAGTGAATCAGAATCCTTGGTATCATCCTGCTTAAACCCAAGGCCTTCAGAGATCTTCTCCTTAGCCCACTCAGTCCACGATTCTGTGGACTCCTTGGCCTCTTTCTCCATCTCTGATGCCTTTTCCTTGGCTTGCTGCGTCTTGCTCTTTACCTCGTTTGCAGCCTGTTGCGTCTTGCTCTGCATCTCATCCTTGGCTTGTTGCGTCTTGCTCTTTAACTTAGCATAGTCTATTTCTTCCTCCTCTGTCGATGGCATGTGGTCAACACTTGTGCAGCTGACACTGGCAGCAGTCAGGACCAGTACTGCCGCCCCCAACAGAATGAAAAACCCAAAAGGACTTGGGGCGGAAGCCATGAAAATGGATGAAAGTTTTCTGAAAAAAAGGAAGCCTTCTCCTTTCCTTGTTATTATCATTTAAGTACCGAAGTAAGCCTTGTTCTAATGACTGCAAGCGTAGGAACAAGTTGATGATGTTGCggttttcttaattttaaggGGAAGAGAAGGAGGTGATGGGCTTGGAAAAATGAAAGGTGTCATGCAACGTGGCAAACTTGAACATATTTGAGGTTGCCAGGTGGGGCTTTCAACATCCCAAGTGTCAGCTCCTTAGCTCTAGTAACTGTCAACGAAACTCGTGCGTGTCTTCGCAGCGGTTACTAGGAAACATAACTGCAAAATCTTCTACAAGGCACTATCACCCTAAAATCATAAACATGGCTAGTCGAGTCGGGTAAAAATGGGGGATCTCCCCTCGACTTGTTGCGCATGTTGTCCAAACTTGCTTCGTTAATCAGGCTAAAGAGTAAGCACCCAAGAGCCAAAATAGGAAACCACTAGCATACATGTAAATATAatgatatataataataatttaatatttctaCTAGAGATCTAGCAAGCATTGATGGAAAAAGATGCTGGAAAGTGTTATAAATGAATCAATATGGGTAAATACAACATATTTTATCCCGCAATTCTATACCATATAACAACCTGATTCAACCGTTACCAAAGAATGTTACATCAACTTAAACCCTGCTCCTACCATTAGTCACCTCAACACCAAAATTTAATGAACAGAGACGACAGCCATTGCTCCCATATCTTACAAATAAAAGCAAATTGAGGTAAGTCACTGAAGCTCCAGGAGACTGACGTATCGTTAGTGCGTGTGCTCACTCATTGGATTGTCAGGTCAGAATGGTGATGGTCATGACACGACTAGTAAAAGCACCTCAAGAAATCCAAATATGCAACTGATTGGCAACAAGAAAGATTATCACTAAATCATAGTATTAAGTTCTTACGATCCGTAATAATCGGAAAGGATGCCTGCACAAATTCATGTCTAAGAGATGAATTTTGGTGCCATGCACAGCAAAAACAAGCAAGTTGTGGACAAGCTACACCTGGTTATTAAACTTCTACATCATCTGGTTCCCATGTAAAAGtgcatggaaaataaaaaacaaaaccaaatacTACAATTTAACTACAACAAATGGACGTTCAAGCACTGTCATTTCCAGATTTGTTTAATTGTCTAGCATGTTTTTTTTGGTACAAGGAGGAATACTGTGTCTCGAATTTAGAATCTCTGTCCAAACCTCACCCTATCCTCACCACTTTGAGTTTAATTTCAAGTAACAGTTGTCAGACTCATTAATCATCCAGAATAAATGCATATCTCTTTGTAAcaattctctttcaatttAGCTAAAACAGAagctttaaattaaaatgcaaGCAATAACCATAAAGCTATAATCAAGCACCTTTCAGGAAGCAACAAGACCAATGCACATTTCACTTCAACTTCAACAGATCACATCAGGATTGTCAGAATAAACGAACATAATGGAAAATCTTGCAGTAAAAGAAGGCACATGTAGCACAAAGCATTGCAGCGATATGAAAACACACATATGAACTTTTTTATGCTCAACACCACCAGGCACAAAAATAGGTATTACAGCTTCACAAGCATGTCAAcataacttctttttttttttttgaaaagcgcATGCCGACAAAACTACTCTCCTACTAATATATGTTGTTGGAAACTGTCAAAACCAGCAACGTAATTTACAGTCCAAAATTTGTAGACAAACAAATACCGTAAACACTAATCATGTTGGCAAAAAGCTGGCTTATCTTATATAgtttatttcataacttaaTTTTACGAAGAAGAAAAACCCTACTACTGAAAattctccaaattaatttcattacaGTGTGTTGTCATTTGATTTGTGGCccaatatcttttttttttttggataattgaaaattCATTCCATCATCCAAAGAAGCATGGACAAAGAAAACCAGCTACAGAGTTACAAAAGGAAACCAGAACAACAAATAGTGTTCCAACTAAAACAAACAACAAAGAGGCTAAAGTTTAAAACAAGACCCCAAGTTTTGCACAATCTCCTGTTAAGTGGTGTGGCAGCAACTATGACAAGCTGTTCACTTTGTGGCTCAGCATCAACTTTTTAATGAACGCTCAATGAGTATATGcttcatttatttatctatCTTTTGGCTTCTACTGAGATATTCATTTGTTCATCTACCCCTAAGTCGGTTATAATGTGGAGAATAGGGTAGCAGAGCCCTTAAAAAATGCAGTGTTGATAAGGGCCAGGAACTATAGTTACAAAATAAGATTGTCCAGTGAAACATCCAACGATGGTCATTACTAGCACCTAGAATATAGTTACTACTCACATGGCATATTACATGTCAACCTAATTCCCAAAGCTTATCTATCTTTCTGCAGATAAGCATTATGCTATCATAACTTCAAGATATCACCTATCAGAAATGCCATGGATGATGGTGATAGACGAAGTACAATGTGTTCAAATAGATGGTTAGTAGTGGCATCTCAAAAAGACATAGAGAAGAACTAGTACAGATAGCAACCAAAACTATTGAATCTTATATAGCTGAAATGCCATGAAGAGTGGGTGCCTACTTACAGCGTCCTAACATCTACACTAGGATTCTTTGCATGTTTTCTTGTTGTGGCCAAGGCCTTTGCATTTGCTACATTGGAGCTGCCGTTTAATAATGTCCATTGATTCAGCCTGCTTCATCTTTGGCCGACCTGGTGGACGCTTAGTTGGAGGAGGAGTTACAGTAACAGCTGCCTCAGGTGATTCATCCTGAACTGGTCTGTCTACATTTGGAACAGGGTGAATGGACTTGGCATACGTTAAGCGGAAACTCTCAGTTGTGAAGTATCTGGAGCAATACTCACAAGGACTTCTACCGATGCATTCAAAGACAGCAATAGCATGACAGCAAGGCAATCCAGTAAGTTGCCAGCCCTTGCAGCTGCAGTCCCAATGATCTATATCAACAATGTCAACAGATTCCCCACGaacttcaaatatattacCATGTGTGAGTAACACTTGAAGTGACCTTGCCATTACAGTTTCCTTCTGCAACTTTTCCTCATTACATGGAGTTAACTTTGTCATCCATTTATTGGAATCTACACGACGCTTGTAGATCGACTCCATCATCTTTCCCCTCAATACATCAATCATCTGTGTTATAGGCAATTCATGTGCTTCTGATACCCAACTGTAGAACTGCTGCCCAAAGTTTGATGTCATGTGGTTATACCTAGCTCCTCCAAAAAATGCATTTGCCCAGTGCTCTGGTTCACTTTGGATGACCCAGTTGTAAGCTTCAGGAGAAATGCCTTTTATATTTTCAGCAGAACGCTGAAAACCCTCAAGCCTTGGTGCATGAGCAGCAGTGTAAAAGTCATTGATCATAAATCGTCTTGCCTCATGAGAAAACTGCCCCTTCAAATCTCTGTTAAGTTTCTCAGCCAGATGACGTAAACAATAGCTGTGGTAGCATTTATCAAACACATCAGCCAGTGCCCTCTTTAAACCATTCTGAAAATCAGCAACAAATGTGAGTTGGCTACATGTAGAAACCGCAGATTTCAGTTCCTTTAAAAACCAAGTCCAATTTTCCTCATTCTCAGCATCAACTACAGCAAAAGCTAAAGGAAAAACACCATCCTCCGCATCTGCAGCAGTTGCAGCCAACAATATTCCTTGGTATTTAGAATTTAAAGTAGTGTTGTCAAGAAAAATCAGAGGCCGACAACCTTGTTGAAAACCAGATATTGAGGCATGAAATGAAACAAATAGACGATGGAAGCTTGAGTCATCCTTTGTAGTAAAGGTAGCAATGCTGCCTGGGTTAGTCTCCTTTATCTTCTCACAGAAAAAAGGTAAGAGATTATATGCCTCTTTGTAGGAGCCTTGAAGCTGTTCCCTGGCAATCTCTTTTGCACGCCATGCCTGAGaataattaagttgaattccATATTCTCGCCTGATGTCATCAGCAATATCTTTTGGCTTGTAGTTTGGGGAAACTTTTAATTTCTCCTTTATAATACTTCCTACCCAACCCCTTGTTGCCCGATACCCAGCTTTTACGGCAGCTCCTTCACATGTATGTTTTGTGTTCATTTTCTTGATGCAAATCAACTGGGTCGTGGACAGTCTTGATGCATATATCCTCCAGGGACAGCCTTGAGATTTGCATTTGACAGTAACACGATGACTGTCGTTTTTCTTATACCTATAAGCAAACCCATGTGCAATTGAGTATTTATGCAAAGCTTCTCGGAATTCACTAAAACTACTAAATCTTTGGTCAACCCCAGTGATGGTATTCTCCCACAGCTGTGCAGCTTTATGATGCTTCTcatcaataaaattaatgggCATACACTCTAAAGGAGTTTCAACAGACATGTCCATGTCAACTTGGTCAATGGCATTGGTCACCCCAACAGCCACACTGACAGGAGCAACCATAGGAACCACAGCTTCTGAGACGGTTGTCCTGCTAGACCTGCGCAATCAAGCAGCTGTAACAATGACAGCACGAGCTGAAATTATATGGTAAATCTAGAAATAAGCTAGACAGAAGAGTAACTACCTACTAGCAGGCATGTTGGAAACATTACGAGCAGCAGCTTCCTCTGACATTATGAAGACATCAACGGTGGCAGAGTCGCCGAGAAAATTAAGCATGCGCTGTAAATCCTTGTCTTTGGAGATAGTGATGAGAGTCTTCTTGTTTCCTGGGAGGAAGTACTTGATAGACATGTTATCAGAGCTAAAATTAAACGTTTCCGCTATTTCAGACTTGAAATCACTTAACTGGGTTTGCTGATCAATGTCGATAGCATAGGCATCACCGCCACTATAGGACAATGAACCATCTTTATTGGTGACAAAGTCACCCCCAGACTGACATATTGCTATAATTTTCTTTGCAGCCATGGCCTAACCATGAGAAACCAAATTATAACCACTGCATGAGAAACTAAATCAAACACAACAAACTACATTAATAAGATATGAAAAGAGGAAgagttttggttttttttttttcccttttttccgCGCACAAAcacactatttttttttttgaaaaaaaaagcataaaattcCAGTAGTAAAGCAGTAACCCGATGAAGCTAATCAACTTTATCTTTTGCGAGATTACTTTCTGAGATTACTACCGAGATAAgctgaaaataagaaaaaaaaaaaaaagaggagcATATTTGCATTGGGGAATTGGATTCAGAAACCCTAATGACTATGGAGtttcaaaaagg is drawn from Theobroma cacao cultivar B97-61/B2 chromosome 4, Criollo_cocoa_genome_V2, whole genome shotgun sequence and contains these coding sequences:
- the LOC18603775 gene encoding late embryogenesis abundant protein D-29, encoding MIITRKGEGFLFFRKLSSIFMASAPSPFGFFILLGAAVLVLTAASVSCTSVDHMPSTEEEEIDYAKLKSKTQQAKDEMQSKTQQAANEVKSKTQQAKEKASEMEKEAKESTESWTEWAKEKISEGLGFKQDDTKDSDSLPGTATKAKEKAQEVASGAGEYIGDKARDMKNTASKKAGDVTNAAKEKTTETENAAVEKAGELTNAAKEKADTASNAAREATTSAKDKVSEMAGTTREMTNEDKDRAAQKGEEARVAAAEKAKKKKAETEENLSWAKEKAKEGYDAAKSKAKEKAKEGYDTAKSKAEEASKSAKDTIASSYVAAKQKSQEIKENISGRGRDEEL
- the LOC18603776 gene encoding uncharacterized protein LOC18603776 encodes the protein MAAKKIIAICQSGGDFVTNKDGSLSYSGGDAYAIDIDQQTQLSDFKSEIAETFNFSSDNMSIKYFLPGNKKTLITISKDKDLQRMLNFLGDSATVDVFIMSEEAAARNVSNMPASRSSRTTVSEAVVPMVAPVSVAVGVTNAIDQVDMDMSVETPLECMPINFIDEKHHKAAQLWENTITGVDQRFSSFSEFREALHKYSIAHGFAYRYKKNDSHRVTVKCKSQGCPWRIYASRLSTTQLICIKKMNTKHTCEGAAVKAGYRATRGWVGSIIKEKLKVSPNYKPKDIADDIRREYGIQLNYSQAWRAKEIAREQLQGSYKEAYNLLPFFCEKIKETNPGSIATFTTKDDSSFHRLFVSFHASISGFQQGCRPLIFLDNTTLNSKYQGILLAATAADAEDGVFPLAFAVVDAENEENWTWFLKELKSAVSTCSQLTFVADFQNGLKRALADVFDKCYHSYCLRHLAEKLNRDLKGQFSHEARRFMINDFYTAAHAPRLEGFQRSAENIKGISPEAYNWVIQSEPEHWANAFFGGARYNHMTSNFGQQFYSWVSEAHELPITQMIDVLRGKMMESIYKRRVDSNKWMTKLTPCNEEKLQKETVMARSLQVLLTHGNIFEVRGESVDIVDIDHWDCSCKGWQLTGLPCCHAIAVFECIGRSPCEYCSRYFTTESFRLTYAKSIHPVPNVDRPVQDESPEAAVTVTPPPTKRPPGRPKMKQAESMDIIKRQLQCSKCKGLGHNKKTCKES